From Staphylothermus hellenicus DSM 12710, a single genomic window includes:
- the csm4 gene encoding type III-A CRISPR-associated RAMP protein Csm4, with the protein MINLIEWYKIYFETPVHIGERGVGVESVNKLVPSTTIWSALIYSMIQLGILDSREDFSNLFRVNTLTPIINSEPMFWINGLNTILYNKIIQLINNTESHNPLKVFNDTNNILKNTILASTNLLKHDISKCILEARESRDEAGNIELKLQCGTESFYFSRLKELGYALTSNKEEPRNILKIDRRPKNIIDRITSSATPYHLSVVIYNVPLLLGIEILDNNISRKDIEASLRLLSDLGIGGERTHGFGKFTYEHADLEILDNNDGSYRIIQGLYFPGTQYLEKILNEEAYYNIKIHGYRSGFAGYPRKPVFTLSEGSIIPSEKYVKGLIIVDQRYGDRVVRSFDPITFRIKLSCTGD; encoded by the coding sequence GTGATCAACTTGATAGAATGGTATAAGATCTATTTTGAAACACCAGTTCACATAGGAGAGCGGGGCGTAGGAGTAGAATCTGTAAATAAACTTGTACCATCTACCACAATATGGTCAGCCCTAATATATTCTATGATACAACTAGGAATACTGGATTCCAGAGAAGATTTCAGTAACTTGTTCAGAGTAAATACGTTAACCCCAATAATAAATAGTGAACCAATGTTTTGGATAAATGGATTAAACACTATACTGTATAATAAAATTATCCAGCTAATAAATAATACAGAATCCCATAATCCCTTAAAAGTCTTCAATGATACAAACAACATATTAAAAAATACTATTCTAGCATCAACTAATCTCCTAAAACATGATATATCAAAATGCATCCTAGAAGCAAGAGAATCACGTGATGAAGCCGGAAACATAGAGTTAAAGCTTCAATGTGGTACAGAATCATTCTATTTCAGTAGACTTAAAGAATTAGGATATGCTCTTACCTCAAATAAAGAGGAACCCAGAAACATCCTTAAAATCGATAGGAGGCCTAAAAATATTATTGATCGAATAACTAGTTCTGCCACACCATATCATTTATCAGTAGTTATATATAATGTTCCATTATTGCTAGGCATCGAAATACTTGATAATAATATTTCGAGGAAAGACATTGAAGCATCTCTACGTCTTCTAAGCGATCTAGGGATTGGCGGTGAGAGAACACATGGATTCGGCAAATTCACATATGAACATGCTGACCTCGAAATACTTGACAACAATGATGGAAGCTACAGAATAATACAAGGCCTATATTTTCCGGGAACCCAGTATTTAGAGAAGATTCTTAATGAGGAAGCATATTATAACATAAAAATACATGGTTATAGAAGCGGCTTTGCCGGTTACCCTAGAAAACCCGTTTTTACATTATCTGAAGGAAGCATTATTCCTTCCGAGAAATATGTTAAAGGCTTAATCATAGTTGATCAAAGATATGGTGATCGAGTAGTTAGATCATTTGATCCAATAACTTTTAGAATAAAGTTATCATGCACCGGTGATTAA
- a CDS encoding DUF2797 domain-containing protein, producing MWCLIPRLFYFDTRFYSKEYVRVSGLDLFMGLDRGRELVRYKLVFKGLVVQEEGSHTLHLIVPGEKIVFVESYVEYCHWHNGPLNRKDNPLEREYCVREAVSELGYCTKHRNSVRAIYSKCFSTSGLESLRNCWILDEKYKDKIKYTVYLLAYNKDKFKVGTTRSWRLLDRIAEQPHVAATTLYESNSAVETRNIEIKAGKLEGLTEKPHRKLKETIKTPIPPTLLKLEKTLTKTQRILGIKQTKQPTIFRIEPSTEITEYHKAKETNLKQIIGKQLIIQDYYAGHLLLEETNTNTKYLLKTNQILHTPSIKTT from the coding sequence ATGTGGTGTTTGATACCTAGGCTTTTCTATTTTGATACGAGGTTTTATTCTAAGGAGTATGTTAGGGTTTCTGGGTTGGATCTGTTTATGGGTTTGGATAGGGGTAGGGAGCTTGTTAGGTATAAGCTTGTATTTAAGGGTTTAGTGGTTCAAGAGGAGGGTTCTCATACACTACACTTAATTGTTCCCGGTGAGAAAATTGTTTTTGTGGAGAGCTATGTGGAGTATTGTCATTGGCATAATGGTCCTTTGAATAGGAAGGATAATCCTTTGGAGCGGGAATACTGTGTTAGAGAAGCAGTTTCAGAACTAGGATACTGCACTAAGCATAGGAACAGTGTTAGAGCAATATATTCTAAATGCTTCTCAACCTCAGGGCTTGAAAGCTTGAGGAACTGCTGGATACTAGATGAGAAATACAAGGATAAAATAAAATATACAGTATACCTACTAGCCTACAATAAAGACAAGTTCAAAGTAGGAACAACAAGATCTTGGAGACTACTAGATAGAATAGCTGAGCAACCACACGTAGCAGCAACAACACTATATGAATCAAACAGCGCAGTAGAAACGAGAAACATAGAGATCAAAGCCGGAAAACTAGAAGGACTAACAGAAAAACCACATAGAAAACTAAAAGAAACAATAAAAACACCAATACCACCAACACTACTAAAACTAGAAAAAACACTCACAAAAACACAGCGAATCCTAGGAATAAAACAAACAAAACAACCAACAATATTCCGAATAGAACCAAGCACAGAAATAACAGAATACCACAAAGCAAAAGAAACAAACCTAAAACAAATAATAGGAAAACAACTAATAATACAAGACTACTACGCAGGACACCTACTCCTAGAAGAAACAAACACAAACACAAAATACCTACTAAAAACAAACCAAATACTACACACACCAAGCATAAAAACAACCTAA
- the cas10 gene encoding type III-A CRISPR-associated protein Cas10/Csm1 — protein MGGSKRSLGYYELLFAALLHDIGKIPQRAGIGVAENYRTHDDLGARLINEYRDLFEYIGLNPETIRLLVRYHHHALRGFKPPETIKDLLYILEKADRSSASERNMGDEIYSKQKSITNYLVSPLWIINYYRHGRSSDHNIEKLPRESTICYKPVSIMSVLRGRSSEKDMEDIEKDLENILRAVNCFHEEKKNDHGVREYYAEIYKDLVEILRELGKTAFAGVMGVEELLETLVNYIRYSFIFVPNALYGVDIPSTNLSSHSILTMALASSYILSGCYEGSECRIRIGLLDLSGIQKFISSYARRKGALRQLRGRSLLLQLVMKASSIKLLKELKLNISHMILERGDSAVFILPETIDEKTFNNAIEKIEEAIYELFHGDIYVTYGLSEPFTPSYQSPWSNEFVEKGFSKALLDLGGKVSRSKRQKFKLVDQSILAKNTIIDDNDDREPDECPLCKATLFKDNLVPINKEITQEIGLEEDIERICPSCLLSHIAGYAAENLVYIIEIRSKDITDKLFEELRKGNIKSFINKISAINAKYGIVPLKGLDTTYIIISDLSGGETGHWAFLKSFIEVVLANLIKKYGGEEKVSIIIYKNNDPGNFIPRGKDLVDLISILEKIKNTHVGFSVIFTNVSLRQNELDDLARVDDNYTLLSWLKIDGDHMGYTGLHLIGSLGRYATFNELVSLYTNLIGHLILYKRAKLLDNTNPLLRNRIAVIYSGGDDSLVIARFVEGLYYLQYYHDWFMKFFGKINGVDALTISAGMILRESNYPSYLSYKEVVQSLEKAKDEGRNRVFVEPLSINVEGIGSIPWSLYNILMNKSLDEEIKQWITNNKQQSYRLLQISRSIVEYYYKYQREKNAEKKNEYYRRIIEYLIAYIYIYNRLPKIEKFIKQLTDKGILTISLDPKTIIEKYSTGKINETLVSNFDKLSRLLALAMLRLREKL, from the coding sequence ATGGGTGGATCAAAAAGATCTTTAGGGTATTACGAATTATTATTTGCTGCATTACTGCATGATATTGGCAAAATTCCTCAGAGAGCTGGGATTGGAGTAGCTGAGAATTATAGGACTCATGATGATCTTGGTGCGAGACTTATAAATGAGTATAGGGATCTCTTTGAATACATTGGTCTTAATCCTGAAACTATTAGGCTTCTAGTAAGGTATCATCACCATGCTTTAAGGGGGTTTAAACCTCCGGAAACCATTAAGGACCTACTATATATACTTGAAAAAGCTGATCGCAGTTCTGCCTCTGAACGGAATATGGGTGATGAAATATATTCTAAACAGAAAAGCATTACAAACTATTTGGTTTCTCCATTATGGATTATAAACTATTATAGACACGGTAGAAGTAGTGATCATAATATAGAGAAATTACCTCGAGAATCGACTATATGTTATAAACCTGTTTCAATTATGTCGGTGCTAAGAGGGAGGAGTTCTGAAAAAGATATGGAGGATATAGAAAAGGATTTAGAAAATATTCTTAGGGCGGTAAACTGTTTTCATGAAGAGAAGAAAAATGATCACGGTGTTAGGGAGTATTATGCGGAGATCTATAAGGATCTGGTTGAAATACTGCGTGAACTAGGAAAGACCGCGTTTGCTGGCGTAATGGGTGTTGAAGAACTCTTAGAGACCCTGGTGAACTATATTAGGTACTCATTTATATTTGTACCCAATGCTCTCTATGGTGTTGATATTCCTTCAACAAATCTTTCATCACACTCTATCTTAACCATGGCCTTAGCATCATCATACATATTATCCGGTTGCTATGAAGGCTCTGAATGTAGGATTAGAATAGGATTGCTGGATCTAAGTGGTATACAGAAATTCATATCATCTTATGCTAGACGTAAGGGTGCTTTAAGACAGCTTAGAGGACGTTCACTACTATTACAACTCGTAATGAAAGCTTCATCTATTAAATTACTGAAAGAACTTAAACTAAACATTTCCCACATGATCCTTGAACGGGGCGATTCCGCAGTATTCATACTGCCCGAAACTATTGATGAGAAAACCTTCAATAATGCTATTGAAAAAATAGAGGAAGCCATATACGAGCTATTCCACGGAGACATATATGTTACATATGGATTATCAGAACCCTTTACGCCATCATATCAGTCTCCATGGTCTAACGAGTTCGTAGAGAAGGGCTTCTCTAAAGCATTATTGGATCTTGGAGGAAAAGTTTCTAGGTCTAAGAGGCAAAAATTCAAACTGGTTGATCAAAGCATTCTCGCTAAGAACACCATTATAGACGATAATGATGATAGAGAACCAGATGAATGCCCATTATGTAAAGCAACGCTTTTCAAGGATAACCTAGTACCTATTAACAAAGAAATTACACAGGAGATCGGGCTTGAGGAAGATATTGAGAGAATTTGTCCATCATGCTTATTATCTCATATAGCAGGCTATGCCGCTGAAAATCTTGTATACATAATAGAGATTAGAAGCAAGGATATTACTGATAAATTATTCGAAGAACTCAGAAAAGGAAACATTAAGTCTTTCATAAATAAAATATCTGCGATAAATGCTAAATATGGAATAGTACCGCTTAAAGGACTTGATACAACATATATCATAATATCTGATCTCTCAGGGGGAGAAACTGGTCATTGGGCTTTTCTAAAATCATTCATAGAAGTAGTACTTGCCAACCTTATTAAGAAATATGGTGGGGAGGAAAAAGTATCAATAATTATATATAAAAACAATGATCCCGGAAACTTCATACCACGTGGAAAAGACTTAGTTGATCTCATAAGTATTTTAGAGAAAATTAAAAACACACATGTAGGGTTCTCAGTAATATTTACAAATGTATCTCTTCGCCAAAACGAGCTCGACGACCTAGCCAGAGTAGATGATAATTATACACTACTATCATGGCTAAAAATTGACGGGGACCATATGGGTTATACAGGGCTCCACCTCATCGGCTCCCTAGGTAGATATGCTACTTTCAATGAATTAGTTAGTCTATATACTAATCTGATTGGCCACCTCATACTGTATAAAAGAGCTAAGTTGCTGGATAACACGAATCCATTATTGAGGAATAGAATCGCAGTTATCTATAGTGGTGGAGATGACTCACTAGTTATTGCTAGATTCGTTGAAGGACTATATTATCTACAATATTATCATGATTGGTTCATGAAGTTCTTCGGCAAAATAAACGGTGTAGATGCACTAACCATTTCCGCCGGCATGATCCTTAGAGAAAGTAATTATCCATCATATTTATCATATAAAGAAGTTGTCCAATCACTCGAGAAAGCAAAAGATGAGGGGAGGAATAGAGTATTCGTAGAACCATTATCTATTAATGTTGAAGGTATAGGATCTATTCCGTGGAGCCTATACAATATATTAATGAACAAAAGCCTTGACGAAGAAATAAAGCAGTGGATAACTAATAATAAACAACAATCATATAGACTACTCCAAATTTCTAGAAGCATTGTAGAATACTACTATAAGTATCAGAGAGAGAAAAATGCTGAGAAGAAAAATGAATATTATAGGAGGATAATTGAATACCTAATAGCATACATATACATCTATAATAGATTACCAAAAATAGAAAAATTCATCAAACAACTAACAGATAAAGGAATACTGACAATCTCCCTAGATCCAAAAACAATTATAGAAAAATACAGTACAGGTAAAATCAACGAAACACTAGTATCAAACTTCGATAAACTATCGCGTCTCCTAGCACTAGCCATGCTAAGACTAAGAGAAAAACTATAA
- a CDS encoding serine/threonine-protein kinase yields the protein MERLRSTINGIKEDIEKAEKAKANREMIALVDEANRIVRDAKKLFNSEKFDDAMNKFKHAKELYLKAVSIAKSFNFREDWEKILGAIKEMDRSIEACMLEKAGKMIEAASKERGKAKEKRFSQTLEYLNSISFKISFGKKQYNELKKKAMIGIVRARIEIGEDMMRNGEEFFNKREYYNAKEAYRRARDYFEKLSDYIAENKISELKDEVDAHIYICVENIRRCTDVMIGRKSVREVKLMGVGEIERGVEVKREDIILTFPKDLLKYYTEPKYIGEGGYYWVYKARRREDGRLVAVKIPKYWDEKMGKNFVDEVSIWKTMDHPNIARIYDYNVVPRGYIEMELADYSLDRIEKPIPPMKAARLIFEIAKGLRYAHSKNVCHLDLKPGNILIKDDKPKITDWGMAKVLRRSRLTSGKAKGYTPLYAAPEQIKDEPVDEKTDIFQLGQIFYELVTGKPPFEAKSEEAVKHKILNEDPIPPSKLNPDAKFLEPIIMKCLEKNKENRYQSIRELLMDLAEVLGMEIKVTRDRVLRINSHSMIIEIYLETEDLEKCITQLKHMRDDVSSDVKAEIDEVIRMYDAYRSTKSIEIDSLKREIKEKLKEIINMARIKV from the coding sequence GTGGAGAGGCTTAGGAGCACAATAAATGGTATCAAAGAGGACATAGAAAAAGCTGAAAAAGCAAAGGCTAATAGGGAGATGATCGCTCTTGTTGATGAGGCAAACAGGATTGTGAGGGATGCTAAAAAACTCTTCAACTCCGAAAAGTTTGACGATGCTATGAATAAGTTTAAACATGCGAAGGAGCTCTACTTGAAAGCTGTATCAATAGCGAAAAGCTTCAACTTCAGGGAGGATTGGGAGAAGATATTGGGAGCTATTAAAGAGATGGATAGAAGCATTGAAGCTTGCATGCTGGAAAAGGCTGGGAAGATGATAGAGGCTGCATCAAAGGAGAGGGGGAAAGCGAAGGAAAAGAGGTTTTCCCAGACCCTTGAATACTTAAACTCCATCTCCTTCAAAATCTCCTTCGGAAAAAAGCAATATAATGAGCTGAAGAAGAAGGCTATGATTGGCATAGTTAGGGCCCGCATCGAAATAGGAGAGGACATGATGAGAAATGGAGAAGAATTTTTCAATAAACGAGAATACTATAATGCCAAAGAAGCATACAGGAGAGCCCGTGACTACTTCGAGAAGCTGAGCGACTACATTGCGGAAAACAAGATTAGTGAGTTAAAGGATGAGGTGGATGCGCACATCTATATTTGCGTTGAAAACATAAGGAGATGCACCGATGTAATGATCGGGAGGAAGAGTGTTAGGGAGGTCAAACTAATGGGTGTAGGAGAGATAGAAAGAGGAGTTGAGGTTAAGAGAGAAGACATAATTCTCACTTTTCCAAAGGATCTCCTTAAGTATTATACCGAGCCTAAATATATTGGAGAGGGAGGATACTACTGGGTTTATAAGGCTAGGAGAAGGGAGGATGGGAGGCTTGTTGCCGTCAAGATACCAAAGTACTGGGACGAGAAGATGGGTAAGAACTTCGTGGATGAGGTCTCGATATGGAAAACCATGGATCATCCAAACATAGCGAGGATCTATGATTACAACGTAGTTCCAAGAGGATATATAGAGATGGAGCTAGCTGACTACTCACTTGACAGAATAGAGAAACCTATACCACCAATGAAGGCTGCTCGCCTCATTTTCGAGATAGCTAAGGGATTAAGATATGCACATTCAAAGAACGTATGCCACCTTGATCTAAAGCCAGGCAATATTCTCATCAAAGATGACAAGCCTAAAATTACTGACTGGGGAATGGCAAAGGTCCTAAGGAGGAGCAGGCTTACCAGTGGAAAGGCAAAAGGCTACACACCGCTCTATGCTGCACCGGAGCAGATTAAAGATGAGCCAGTTGATGAGAAGACAGATATATTCCAGCTCGGACAAATATTCTATGAGCTCGTTACAGGGAAACCTCCTTTCGAGGCTAAGAGCGAAGAAGCTGTTAAACATAAGATATTGAATGAAGACCCCATCCCACCCTCAAAGCTTAACCCAGATGCAAAGTTCTTAGAGCCAATAATCATGAAATGCCTAGAGAAGAACAAGGAGAACCGTTACCAGAGCATCAGGGAGTTGCTGATGGATCTTGCCGAGGTGCTCGGAATGGAGATTAAGGTGACAAGGGACAGGGTGCTGAGAATAAATTCTCACTCCATGATTATCGAGATATATCTAGAAACTGAGGATTTAGAAAAATGCATTACACAGCTAAAGCACATGAGGGACGATGTAAGCTCTGATGTGAAGGCTGAGATAGACGAGGTTATCAGAATGTATGATGCCTACAGAAGCACTAAAAGCATTGAAATTGATAGTCTGAAAAGAGAAATAAAGGAAAAGCTGAAGGAGATCATAAATATGGCAAGGATAAAGGTGTGA
- a CDS encoding DUF5711 family protein: MVFGWFKKKGSEELKKKAKILKRKINKFTTLLWIYKTGGYVDAVSVSADGSYIIAGSDDGRVYFFNRDGELLWSYETDDKVYSVSVSADASYIVAGSGDGGVYFFNRDGLLWIYKTGDLVHSVSISSNASYIIAGSGDHNVYFFNREGKLLWSYETGNDVRSVSISSDGSYIVAESGWVVYLFNMEGKLLWSHKIGSDVYDVSVSADGYVVAGSKDYNVYFFSRSGELLWSYKTGGPVYSVSVSADGSYIIAGSDDGRVYFFNRDGELLWSYETDDKVYSVSVSADASYIVAGSGDGGVYFFGFDSEKYLARLYGSTIEKWREEGYDVSELEAEISYSKIKDYEARIQRLKQLESELSSLNIKGMNKIKAKLKDPRRVEELEEEVSLLKQALKAINAARTALIETGKLCDVSEAEEILRRAESKFGTGDYAGAVSDANECGRVLEKIKERSKPEIEVELPIKSLKPNYWKASSLILKNKGNMHAEDVRIEFSKEVEVRGLKELSIKAGEEKKITISLKPKEVGEVPVEVRVSYKDGVGREYFSERTFIILVSEEVPKTPPPVVAETLPPESVSKHVTPGISPAEFTPSPTTPRTFPPELASRYTGVEYVGRGGFARVFKAKRKDGKVVAVKIPAVLDEATGKSFLREIENWTKLKHENIVRVYDYNILPIPYFEMELCDKSLAELDKPMDVREAAWIVFRIAEGLKYAHARGIIHRDLKPQNIMLKDGIPKISDWGLSKVITESSSSLASFTPLYAAPEQITGGVKDQRTDIWQLGVIFYELVTGELPFKGDNPVEVGMAIATREPIKPSRLNPEAKDVEPIIMKCLEKNKEKRYQSMEELQRDLAEYLKVEYKRSLSESRAKKDIARSKLFCGDLVLLSAMLRDYHEVLKHLSVLKDYAGEEGRKEIDMLIKELELRIKRKIEFDDELVERIKVLVYKVKMSRK, from the coding sequence ATGGTTTTTGGATGGTTTAAAAAGAAGGGATCAGAAGAGCTTAAAAAGAAGGCAAAAATATTGAAAAGGAAAATAAACAAATTTACAACACTCCTATGGATCTATAAGACAGGCGGTTATGTTGATGCTGTCTCAGTCTCAGCAGATGGTTCATATATTATAGCAGGATCAGATGATGGTAGGGTTTATTTCTTTAACAGGGATGGAGAGCTTTTATGGAGCTATGAGACAGATGATAAGGTTTATAGTGTCTCAGTCTCAGCAGATGCCTCTTATATTGTAGCGGGATCAGGGGATGGTGGGGTTTATTTCTTTAACAGGGATGGGCTCCTATGGATCTATAAGACAGGAGATCTTGTTCACAGTGTCTCAATATCATCAAATGCCTCATATATTATAGCAGGATCAGGGGATCATAATGTTTACTTCTTCAATAGGGAAGGGAAACTCTTATGGAGCTATGAAACAGGCAATGATGTTCGAAGTGTCTCGATCTCATCAGATGGCTCGTACATTGTTGCGGAGTCAGGGTGGGTAGTTTATCTTTTCAATATGGAAGGAAAACTTCTATGGAGCCATAAGATAGGAAGTGATGTTTATGATGTCTCGGTTTCAGCAGATGGCTATGTTGTAGCAGGATCGAAAGATTATAATGTTTATTTCTTCAGTAGAAGTGGAGAGCTCTTATGGAGCTATAAGACAGGAGGTCCCGTTTATAGTGTCTCAGTCTCAGCAGATGGTTCATATATTATAGCAGGATCAGATGATGGTAGGGTTTATTTCTTTAACAGGGATGGAGAGCTTTTATGGAGCTATGAGACAGATGATAAGGTTTATAGTGTCTCAGTCTCAGCAGATGCCTCTTATATTGTAGCGGGATCAGGGGATGGTGGGGTTTACTTCTTTGGGTTTGATTCAGAAAAATACTTGGCAAGGCTGTATGGTTCAACAATAGAGAAGTGGAGGGAGGAAGGCTATGATGTTTCTGAGCTGGAGGCTGAGATAAGTTATTCAAAAATAAAAGATTATGAGGCGAGGATTCAGAGGCTGAAACAGCTTGAAAGCGAACTGAGCTCTCTGAATATAAAAGGGATGAACAAAATAAAGGCGAAATTAAAAGATCCTAGGAGAGTGGAGGAGCTGGAAGAAGAGGTTTCATTGCTGAAGCAGGCTTTAAAAGCTATTAATGCGGCACGAACGGCATTGATTGAGACAGGAAAACTATGTGATGTCTCAGAAGCTGAAGAAATACTGAGGAGAGCGGAATCAAAATTTGGGACTGGAGATTATGCCGGAGCTGTTTCTGATGCTAATGAATGTGGAAGAGTACTGGAAAAGATAAAGGAGAGATCGAAGCCAGAAATAGAGGTAGAATTACCCATAAAATCACTCAAACCAAACTACTGGAAGGCCTCCAGCCTAATCCTGAAGAACAAAGGGAATATGCATGCTGAGGATGTAAGAATAGAGTTCTCAAAAGAGGTTGAAGTAAGAGGTCTAAAAGAGTTGAGCATAAAGGCTGGAGAGGAGAAGAAAATAACCATTTCTCTGAAGCCTAAGGAGGTTGGAGAAGTTCCTGTGGAAGTAAGGGTATCCTATAAAGACGGTGTTGGAAGGGAATATTTCTCAGAGAGAACATTTATAATTCTAGTTTCTGAGGAGGTTCCTAAAACTCCTCCACCTGTAGTGGCAGAGACACTCCCTCCAGAATCGGTGAGCAAACACGTTACCCCAGGAATATCTCCGGCGGAATTCACTCCATCACCAACAACACCAAGGACATTTCCCCCAGAACTGGCAAGCAGATATACTGGTGTAGAATATGTTGGTAGGGGAGGTTTTGCAAGGGTTTTCAAGGCGAAAAGGAAGGATGGTAAGGTTGTGGCTGTGAAGATTCCAGCAGTACTGGATGAGGCTACTGGGAAATCGTTTTTGAGGGAGATAGAGAATTGGACAAAGCTGAAGCATGAGAATATTGTCAGGGTTTATGATTACAACATATTGCCAATTCCATATTTTGAGATGGAATTATGTGATAAATCGCTTGCAGAACTTGATAAGCCAATGGATGTTAGGGAGGCTGCATGGATAGTGTTCAGAATAGCTGAGGGCTTGAAGTATGCTCATGCAAGGGGGATAATTCATAGAGATTTAAAGCCTCAGAACATTATGTTAAAGGATGGAATACCGAAGATAAGCGACTGGGGGTTGAGCAAGGTCATAACTGAATCATCGTCAAGCCTTGCATCCTTTACACCATTATATGCTGCTCCAGAACAGATAACTGGGGGTGTGAAGGATCAGAGGACGGATATATGGCAGCTTGGAGTAATATTTTACGAGCTCGTCACCGGAGAACTACCATTTAAAGGCGATAACCCTGTAGAGGTAGGGATGGCGATAGCAACCAGAGAACCTATTAAACCATCCAGGCTTAATCCTGAAGCTAAGGATGTTGAGCCAATTATAATGAAGTGCTTGGAGAAGAATAAGGAGAAGCGTTATCAAAGTATGGAAGAGCTTCAAAGAGATCTTGCCGAATACTTAAAGGTTGAATATAAGAGATCTCTTAGTGAGAGCAGAGCTAAGAAGGATATTGCGAGGTCAAAACTGTTCTGCGGAGATCTCGTCCTACTCTCAGCCATGCTCAGAGACTACCATGAAGTTTTAAAGCATCTCTCAGTCCTCAAGGACTATGCTGGAGAAGAAGGGAGAAAAGAAATAGACATGTTGATCAAGGAGCTTGAGCTTAGAATTAAGAGGAAAATAGAGTTTGATGATGAGCTTGTTGAAAGGATAAAGGTTTTGGTATACAAGGTTAAGATGAGCAGGAAGTAG
- the csm5 gene encoding type III-A CRISPR-associated RAMP protein Csm5 — MEKNIVEKHRINLEVMTETHVWDGNTLFRNIDILTSIAENRKIAYLIDIGKLTRIITGRNGYRDLMNALKQRNISMLIPKYKVNIEDVALTTYQLRTEPKQLGIEIKNHLSINNVPSIPGSELKGLLRTAILNYMIMHNLIDPKIIENTLNNLSFSERLKNIDAAIQNAIKKRINAKSTPLDLLRFIGISDPVKNKVNPVIDKVMALKLTNIEEIASEDIIGLSEGSTFEYELSIYKPVLKDHILGNYNVRSYDELYKLYNILIEENGVLKLLEILREFSLKLIDFEIGRIRGIKGKIDLSFIDNLYKWRNEVLQNNNIFYFRIGYGTGMYSKTVYLSLSPEQQKKLVQIMSSIIAAKTRGRINIWDTLTMKIVGSEYTLNNKLVPVGWVRLEIK, encoded by the coding sequence ATGGAGAAGAACATTGTCGAAAAGCACAGGATCAATCTAGAAGTGATGACTGAAACGCATGTTTGGGATGGAAATACATTATTCAGAAACATAGACATACTAACCAGTATAGCTGAAAATAGAAAAATAGCTTATTTAATAGATATCGGTAAGCTAACTAGGATAATTACAGGTAGAAACGGATATAGAGACCTGATGAATGCTCTCAAACAAAGAAATATATCAATGCTTATTCCAAAATATAAGGTAAACATAGAAGATGTTGCACTGACAACCTACCAGCTTAGAACAGAGCCTAAACAACTCGGTATAGAGATTAAAAACCATTTATCAATAAATAATGTGCCTTCAATACCTGGAAGCGAGTTAAAAGGGTTATTAAGGACAGCGATCTTGAACTATATGATAATGCATAATCTAATAGATCCTAAAATCATTGAAAACACTCTCAATAATCTAAGCTTTTCTGAAAGATTAAAAAATATTGATGCAGCCATTCAGAACGCTATAAAGAAACGGATAAATGCAAAAAGTACTCCTCTCGACTTATTGAGATTCATAGGTATAAGTGATCCAGTTAAAAATAAAGTTAATCCTGTTATCGATAAGGTCATGGCTTTAAAACTGACTAATATAGAAGAAATAGCATCTGAAGATATTATTGGTTTAAGTGAAGGAAGTACTTTCGAATATGAACTCTCAATATACAAACCCGTACTTAAAGATCATATATTGGGCAACTATAATGTTAGATCTTATGATGAACTCTATAAATTATATAATATATTGATAGAAGAAAATGGAGTGTTAAAACTGCTGGAGATACTAAGGGAGTTCTCGCTAAAACTCATCGATTTCGAGATCGGACGTATAAGGGGCATCAAAGGAAAGATCGACTTATCGTTCATTGATAACCTTTATAAGTGGAGAAACGAGGTTTTGCAAAATAATAATATTTTCTATTTCAGGATCGGGTATGGAACTGGAATGTATAGTAAAACAGTATATTTAAGCCTTAGCCCTGAACAACAAAAGAAACTAGTTCAAATCATGTCTAGTATTATCGCTGCTAAGACTAGGGGTAGAATCAATATTTGGGATACGTTAACAATGAAGATTGTTGGATCCGAATATACCCTGAATAATAAACTAGTTCCTGTTGGATGGGTTAGATTGGAAATAAAGTAG